The genomic window GACAGCTTTCTTTACCCACTCGTTTACCTGCCATCCGTTTTCCGTTGGCTCAGCAGTACGCAGTTCTCCTTTATCAACCAGGGAAATCACTTCTCTGATGGCTTTCTGGCTGTCTTCATTCTGTAGTAATTCTCTGTTGTCCCAGATATTTTCAATAGTTTGTTGTAACGACATGTTTTATTTAATTAAATTAAAAATTATACGCCGCCAAAGATACAAAAGTTTAGGTAAAGATTAAGACTCAGAAGAAGGTTTAGAGCAGAATCGTATGAGAAAAACAACAGTACTTATTTTGGGTAATGTACTTTATCACATTTACAAAACACGCTGGGCATGCAGATAGGCTTTATTCCAATAGGTTTCATTTAAAGACGAAATGATGACGCCCTTGGTGGTAGAAGCATGGATGAACCGCACTTCGCCGTCGTTTCCGATATCATGAACGATTCCTACATGGGACACTTTTGTTCCGCCTGCTGTTGCAAAGAACAGAAGATCACCCGGCTTTACTTCCCTGATGTCGATCTGACTTCCCGTTTCGGCCTGGTCTGCAGATCTTCTCGGAAGCTTATAGTTATTTTCCTCAAAAACCTTCAGGGCAAATCCCGAACAGTCGAATCCGGATGACGTGTTTCCTCCAAATTTATAAGGAGCGCCAAGGTATTTTTCAGCATCTTTCAGAAGTTCATTAATGGATTTTGGAATTTTCCCGTTGAATCTGGAATCCAGCTTACGGAGATTTTCGGCTTTGGCAATACTTTTAGAGGAGGTATTTTTCTTCGATGAAACATTTTTTGAACTTCCGCACGAGACCACAACTAAAGATACTGCGGATAAAACCAATAGACTGCGGGTAGCCTGATTTCTGCAAAAGATTCTGTACATCATACTTCCTTTAA from Chryseobacterium sp. SORGH_AS_0447 includes these protein-coding regions:
- a CDS encoding C40 family peptidase, encoding MYRIFCRNQATRSLLVLSAVSLVVVSCGSSKNVSSKKNTSSKSIAKAENLRKLDSRFNGKIPKSINELLKDAEKYLGAPYKFGGNTSSGFDCSGFALKVFEENNYKLPRRSADQAETGSQIDIREVKPGDLLFFATAGGTKVSHVGIVHDIGNDGEVRFIHASTTKGVIISSLNETYWNKAYLHAQRVL